Proteins co-encoded in one Parascardovia denticolens DSM 10105 = JCM 12538 genomic window:
- a CDS encoding oxidoreductase — MSARPLIAIKTDKGYKAIYNHFDGDSLYPILTENYTDENKVKALIALGDISFLGEEIGPAPITQERSFNALHSDYFRGLSKEEQEKEQAEYYHHTLA; from the coding sequence ATGAGCGCCCGCCCCCTCATCGCCATCAAAACCGACAAAGGCTACAAAGCGATTTACAACCACTTCGACGGCGACAGCCTCTACCCCATCCTCACCGAAAACTACACGGACGAAAACAAGGTGAAGGCCCTCATCGCCCTCGGTGACATCAGCTTCCTCGGCGAGGAAATCGGGCCCGCACCCATCACCCAAGAACGCAGTTTCAACGCCTTACACTCCGACTACTTCAGGGGCCTCAGCAAAGAGGAACAGGAGAAGGAACAAGCCGAATACTACCATCACACGCTCGCCTAG
- a CDS encoding single-stranded DNA-binding protein, with translation MINLTIVSNVAESLSEGMKVIAQGMLISRKWTDKQGRNRERVELKLTDIGPCLSDD, from the coding sequence ATGATAAACCTGACCATCGTCTCGAATGTCGCCGAATCCCTGTCCGAGGGGATGAAGGTCATCGCCCAAGGTATGCTCATCAGCCGCAAGTGGACCGATAAGCAGGGTCGGAACCGGGAGAGGGTCGAGTTGAAGCTGACCGACATCGGCCCCTGTTTGTCCGACGATTAG
- the uriH gene encoding uridine-preferring nucleoside hydrolase UriH: MMSTGTAKKIIMDCDPGHDDAMALILAVGNPAIDLVGVTTVGGNQSLDKVTYNVRSVLEMVGATDIPVHAGCGQPLVRPLSVAAYVHGETGLDGVELPEPSRPLEPGHAVNWIIDTIMKSKPQTITLVPTGPLTNIAMAVRMEPRIVERVKEVVLMGGGYHVGNATPVAEFNVKTDPEAAHIVFEQDWPLTMVGLDLTHQALCTPETQDRINAIGTPLAAFASGLMDFFRKAYQDSEDFINPPVHDPCTVAYLIDPTVFTTRRCHLDVELRGSLTAGMTVADLRGLEPSSEDCHTQVAVKLDFDKFWSLIVEAIQRLG, translated from the coding sequence ATGATGTCCACAGGAACGGCGAAGAAAATCATCATGGATTGCGACCCCGGGCACGACGACGCCATGGCTCTTATCCTGGCCGTGGGCAATCCGGCGATCGACCTGGTGGGGGTCACCACCGTCGGCGGCAACCAGAGCTTGGATAAGGTCACTTATAACGTCCGTTCCGTCCTGGAGATGGTCGGGGCCACTGACATCCCCGTCCACGCCGGCTGCGGGCAGCCCTTGGTTAGGCCTTTATCCGTCGCGGCTTATGTGCATGGCGAAACGGGTCTGGACGGGGTCGAGCTTCCTGAGCCTAGCCGCCCTCTGGAGCCTGGGCACGCCGTCAACTGGATCATCGACACCATCATGAAAAGCAAGCCTCAAACCATCACCTTGGTTCCCACTGGCCCCTTGACCAACATCGCCATGGCCGTGCGTATGGAACCGCGCATCGTGGAACGGGTGAAGGAGGTCGTCCTCATGGGAGGCGGCTACCACGTGGGCAACGCCACTCCGGTCGCTGAATTCAACGTGAAGACGGACCCCGAGGCCGCTCACATCGTCTTCGAACAGGATTGGCCCTTGACCATGGTCGGTCTGGATCTGACCCATCAGGCCCTCTGCACGCCTGAGACGCAGGACAGGATCAACGCCATCGGCACCCCTCTGGCCGCCTTCGCCTCCGGTTTGATGGACTTCTTCCGCAAGGCTTATCAGGACAGCGAGGATTTCATCAATCCGCCTGTGCATGATCCTTGCACTGTGGCGTATCTGATCGACCCTACGGTTTTCACCACCCGGCGTTGCCATTTGGATGTGGAGCTGCGGGGGAGCCTGACCGCCGGCATGACCGTCGCCGACCTGCGCGGTTTGGAACCGTCGTCCGAGGACTGCCACACTCAGGTTGCGGTCAAGTTGGACTTCGACAAGTTCTGGAGTCTGATTGTCGAAGCGATCCAGCGTCTGGGCTGA
- a CDS encoding magnesium transporter CorA family protein, producing MMRIFNTAGGDTEQISTPVRGAWISLADPTDIELSTVSENYNIDLADLRAPLDDEERSRIDVEDDYTMIIVDIPTVEERAERNWYNTIPLSIIVKEEIIITVCSQDTPLLHPFMDGTIRGFNTFMHTRFILQILYRNAAMYLRYLRIIDRESDKLENRMQNSTQNREILMLMELTKSLLYFTTSLKSNEIVLEKLTTLDRIRPYEDDNDLLEDVITENKQAIEMATIYQGILQGMTDAFGSIVSNNMNNVMRIFTIITIVLSIPTLVFSLYGMNFTWMPFINKSWGFFAILLITMLITGVSTWWLMRSKIFR from the coding sequence ATGATGCGCATTTTCAACACAGCAGGCGGGGATACGGAGCAGATATCGACGCCGGTGCGTGGAGCATGGATTTCCTTGGCCGACCCCACCGACATCGAGCTGTCCACCGTCTCCGAGAACTACAACATCGATCTGGCTGATTTGCGGGCCCCTTTGGATGATGAGGAACGGTCCCGCATCGACGTCGAGGACGATTACACCATGATCATCGTGGACATCCCCACGGTGGAAGAGCGGGCCGAACGCAATTGGTACAACACCATTCCTTTGTCGATCATCGTCAAGGAAGAGATCATCATCACGGTCTGCTCCCAAGACACCCCGCTTCTTCATCCTTTCATGGACGGGACCATCCGGGGCTTCAACACCTTCATGCATACCCGTTTCATCCTGCAGATACTGTACCGGAACGCGGCTATGTATCTGCGCTATCTGCGCATCATCGACCGGGAGTCGGACAAACTGGAAAACCGCATGCAGAATTCCACCCAGAATCGGGAAATCCTCATGCTCATGGAGCTGACCAAGTCTTTGCTCTATTTCACCACCTCTCTGAAATCGAATGAAATCGTCTTGGAAAAGTTGACCACTTTGGACCGGATCCGCCCCTATGAGGATGACAACGACCTCTTGGAAGACGTGATCACCGAAAACAAGCAAGCCATCGAGATGGCGACCATCTACCAAGGGATTCTGCAAGGGATGACCGACGCTTTCGGCTCCATCGTCTCCAACAACATGAACAACGTGATGCGGATTTTCACCATCATCACCATCGTCCTGTCCATCCCCACCCTGGTCTTCTCCCTCTACGGGATGAATTTCACCTGGATGCCTTTCATCAACAAATCATGGGGATTCTTCGCCATCCTGCTCATCACCATGCTCATCACCGGGGTTTCCACCTGGTGGCTCATGCGTAGCAAGATTTTCCGCTGA
- a CDS encoding FtsK/SpoIIIE domain-containing protein — translation MVSSTRRTEPDNPAPLITVVGVVLSTLAWWFGLPSALILLLALIVRGAAAKYPTPARRTDQPDKRKLAAYYRYRNFWNGVRKPAGWLTWRVSGFTFPLLGVLLSIRSPYGWAWLLNVAAMMVVGAGWRFKTDRRVDHAHPCPGVSVRSFARKAAKGWRRTVLTVLGLTVVMAAVLWWQGRGIPLPFILTVGALASCLLVYLSDRKRQTAGWKRIVDAQKLIDSWTGKGMPLEKSFESAYVVQADSIGGQDPLTVIRVKLPMGTVKAVKDGSQAIKPLAKSAGYNLCLLLQARVHGLDTGIDPQCVRLVLGRDVKAIPDIGKPVDYRLASLVTDIAYQRTADLWRRAAPLTKTVSVAKNPDSDVAWKVELTFPVGATVDMHIVSRDWLADDSTSPVSILSLPVYADVDEKFHLYAKDGVELDDKTRPVVQAGRRVKTLMDAWKSILPSKLSPPYPEASLEQTLSEDGLKVTVTPLQVPQGGELSDYARCDVNAIDPDGVFVGLVKAQGQAVQVTVDGNVSLGYALFDSATLAKRMIFQSWLYMTVCRLLKGRVAVGMPTLMGVGKPIWRVVLAYDGATSGDVRKILPQLKSTLGCKVAVMEQVGVDRCALWLMDKPYVTADDARWFKRDQSRFIRLWLADAWAAVGLTAKDGSGPMIESLNPLRVGSRVLKARFRLPLGKSMSNVDALLDKFLVSAGYQYGRLLPRGDEHGADLWDMILCDRNPLPATVPLPRDVSGMRFGVDDMGNPVAWDLAHTPHLSVMGKTGTGKSSVTRVMVLQALLDGWQVVICDPMKHAADFDLWAKRLTVAWAVSMDDAEAAVGWVHERMMERSRLNAKHGVGHIKDLPDEVRPQRILLVFDEFNSYLAGMDDKTIANPTNDMDIANRNADTKNRVRSITVTAGRMADIAVQGRSLGVHMVLGSQRLSRDDMRKVPNVNAFYRSLGRFLLGSDSLAGVVSQTRLKEANRMQKGLAGVDGVPAGRGVYEDVQGALTAVQSYWDGDQEALIPLVADLPDVVKADISPWLPAGAEHYGEIADKTTPDEQSMQVDEPDVDSVEIDEVGEQAMEWNI, via the coding sequence ATGGTTTCCTCCACACGCCGCACTGAACCCGACAACCCCGCCCCGCTGATAACCGTGGTCGGCGTGGTGTTGTCTACGCTCGCCTGGTGGTTCGGGTTGCCGTCCGCCCTGATTCTTCTCCTCGCCCTTATCGTGCGTGGAGCGGCGGCCAAGTATCCGACACCGGCGAGGAGGACGGACCAGCCGGACAAACGGAAGCTGGCCGCCTATTACAGGTACAGGAACTTCTGGAATGGTGTGAGGAAACCGGCTGGCTGGCTGACGTGGAGGGTGAGCGGATTCACGTTCCCTCTTCTCGGAGTGCTCCTGTCCATCCGCTCCCCCTACGGCTGGGCGTGGTTGCTGAACGTGGCGGCGATGATGGTGGTCGGCGCAGGCTGGCGGTTCAAGACGGACCGGCGGGTGGACCATGCGCATCCCTGCCCTGGGGTGAGCGTGCGCAGCTTCGCCCGGAAGGCGGCCAAAGGGTGGCGGAGGACGGTGCTGACGGTTCTCGGCTTGACCGTGGTCATGGCGGCCGTCCTGTGGTGGCAGGGTCGGGGAATCCCCCTCCCGTTCATTCTCACCGTCGGCGCACTAGCCTCCTGCCTTCTCGTCTACCTGTCGGATAGGAAACGGCAGACGGCCGGGTGGAAGCGCATTGTGGACGCTCAGAAGCTCATCGACTCGTGGACGGGGAAAGGCATGCCGTTGGAGAAGAGCTTCGAGTCCGCTTACGTCGTGCAGGCGGACAGTATCGGCGGGCAGGACCCGTTGACGGTGATACGGGTGAAGCTTCCCATGGGGACGGTGAAGGCGGTGAAGGACGGGTCGCAGGCCATTAAACCGTTGGCCAAGTCCGCTGGCTATAACCTGTGCCTCCTGCTTCAGGCGAGGGTTCACGGCTTGGATACGGGCATCGACCCGCAGTGCGTGCGTCTCGTGTTGGGCAGGGATGTGAAGGCCATCCCGGACATCGGCAAGCCGGTAGACTATCGGCTGGCGAGCCTGGTGACGGACATCGCCTACCAGCGTACGGCGGACTTGTGGAGGCGGGCGGCCCCGTTGACCAAGACGGTGAGCGTGGCGAAGAACCCTGATAGTGATGTGGCGTGGAAGGTGGAGTTGACGTTCCCCGTGGGGGCGACGGTTGACATGCATATCGTCAGCCGTGACTGGCTGGCGGATGATTCGACCAGCCCCGTCAGCATCCTGAGCCTGCCCGTGTATGCGGACGTGGATGAGAAGTTCCACTTGTACGCCAAGGACGGTGTGGAACTGGATGATAAGACCCGTCCCGTCGTTCAGGCAGGGCGCAGGGTGAAGACGCTGATGGACGCTTGGAAGAGCATCCTGCCGTCGAAGCTGTCGCCCCCGTATCCTGAAGCCAGCTTGGAGCAGACGCTGAGCGAGGACGGGCTAAAGGTGACGGTGACGCCGCTTCAGGTCCCGCAGGGCGGGGAACTGTCCGATTACGCTCGCTGTGACGTGAACGCCATCGACCCGGATGGGGTGTTCGTCGGCTTGGTGAAGGCGCAGGGTCAAGCTGTTCAGGTGACGGTCGATGGGAACGTGAGCCTCGGCTATGCGCTGTTCGATTCGGCTACGCTCGCCAAGAGGATGATTTTCCAGTCCTGGTTGTATATGACCGTGTGCCGTCTTCTGAAAGGCCGTGTTGCGGTGGGGATGCCCACTCTCATGGGGGTGGGTAAGCCGATTTGGCGTGTCGTGTTGGCCTACGATGGGGCGACCAGCGGGGATGTGAGGAAGATTCTCCCCCAGTTGAAAAGCACGCTTGGGTGCAAGGTTGCGGTCATGGAGCAGGTGGGCGTTGACCGGTGCGCCCTGTGGCTGATGGACAAGCCGTATGTGACCGCCGATGACGCCCGATGGTTCAAACGTGACCAGAGCCGGTTCATCCGGTTGTGGTTGGCGGATGCGTGGGCTGCGGTCGGATTGACAGCCAAGGACGGGTCGGGTCCGATGATTGAGAGCCTGAACCCGCTGAGGGTCGGCTCCCGTGTGTTGAAGGCCCGGTTCCGTCTCCCCTTGGGTAAGAGCATGAGCAACGTGGACGCCCTGTTGGACAAGTTCCTTGTGTCCGCCGGATACCAGTATGGGCGGCTTCTCCCCCGTGGCGATGAGCATGGTGCGGACTTGTGGGACATGATTCTGTGCGACCGGAACCCGCTTCCCGCCACCGTGCCCCTCCCCCGTGACGTGTCTGGCATGCGGTTCGGCGTGGATGACATGGGGAATCCGGTGGCCTGGGATTTGGCTCACACGCCCCACTTGAGCGTCATGGGCAAGACGGGCACGGGTAAGAGTTCCGTCACCCGTGTCATGGTGCTCCAAGCCTTGTTGGACGGCTGGCAGGTGGTGATTTGCGACCCGATGAAGCACGCCGCCGACTTCGACCTTTGGGCGAAGAGGCTGACCGTGGCGTGGGCGGTGAGCATGGATGACGCTGAGGCGGCGGTCGGCTGGGTGCATGAGCGGATGATGGAGCGGAGCCGTCTGAACGCCAAGCATGGCGTCGGCCATATCAAGGACCTTCCCGACGAGGTGCGGCCGCAGAGGATTCTTCTCGTGTTCGACGAGTTCAACTCGTATCTGGCGGGCATGGATGACAAGACGATTGCGAATCCGACGAATGACATGGATATCGCCAACCGGAACGCCGACACGAAGAACCGGGTGCGGTCCATCACGGTGACCGCCGGCCGCATGGCTGATATCGCTGTGCAGGGTCGTAGCCTGGGCGTGCACATGGTGTTGGGGTCGCAACGGTTGAGCCGTGATGACATGCGGAAGGTTCCGAACGTGAACGCCTTCTACCGGAGTCTTGGCCGGTTCCTTCTCGGCTCGGACTCTTTGGCGGGGGTCGTGTCTCAGACTCGCCTCAAGGAGGCGAATCGTATGCAGAAGGGGTTGGCCGGGGTGGACGGCGTCCCTGCCGGCCGTGGCGTGTATGAGGATGTGCAGGGTGCGTTGACGGCCGTGCAATCCTATTGGGATGGTGACCAGGAGGCTCTTATCCCTCTGGTGGCCGACCTGCCGGACGTGGTGAAGGCGGATATTTCCCCGTGGCTTCCCGCCGGTGCGGAGCATTACGGCGAGATTGCGGACAAGACTACGCCGGATGAACAATCCATGCAAGTGGATGAGCCTGATGTCGATAGCGTCGAAATCGACGAGGTTGGCGAGCAGGCCATGGAATGGAACATTTAA
- a CDS encoding GNAT family N-acetyltransferase: protein MEMVKLVRPSEDYADAIWDFRQEILAADDVSKFAGCSALLDSTDAHGWIQKVTVLSDPATCPDDLIPSDSYLAIRPSDDRLVGTIDLRHSIDHPVLGTWGGNIGYEVRPSERRKGYATQMLAQVLDRARELGLDKVLITCHRGNLASQRTIERVGGVFDSLYTKDDGTIIKRYWVAL, encoded by the coding sequence ATGGAGATGGTGAAGTTGGTCAGGCCGAGCGAAGATTATGCGGATGCGATTTGGGATTTCCGGCAGGAAATCCTGGCGGCCGATGACGTCAGCAAATTTGCCGGTTGCTCCGCCCTGCTCGATTCGACCGACGCCCACGGCTGGATCCAAAAGGTCACCGTCCTCAGCGACCCTGCCACCTGCCCTGACGACCTGATTCCCTCCGATTCCTACTTGGCTATCCGTCCCAGCGATGACCGTCTGGTAGGGACGATCGATTTGAGGCACAGCATCGACCATCCTGTTCTAGGAACCTGGGGAGGGAATATCGGGTACGAGGTCCGTCCCAGCGAACGCCGCAAAGGGTATGCCACCCAGATGCTGGCCCAGGTTCTGGACCGGGCCCGCGAACTGGGACTGGACAAGGTGCTCATCACCTGTCATCGGGGGAATCTGGCCTCGCAGAGAACCATCGAACGGGTAGGCGGCGTTTTTGACAGTCTCTACACCAAGGATGACGGGACCATCATCAAACGGTACTGGGTGGCCTTGTAG
- a CDS encoding ImmA/IrrE family metallo-endopeptidase: MTVSTPYPSFDPCRKKQRNQAALTFLRERCAGAGIFVFTTGIAGQSTHRKLDPDEFRAFALIDDYAPLIFINHNDSSAARLFSLAHELVHLWLGKSELYNVSYLMNSSTTKMEAYCNKVASEILIPDEIFLQRWASDRADGLQEFERLVEYFCASPLAIARRAFDHGFIGQQDYDCVAAEQQERWEQVSRERASAGGGDFYRTNLSRIDSRFLERLASSVAEGRTTYSQASHLMGMKWTTLAELAHRA, translated from the coding sequence GTGACGGTTTCGACGCCGTACCCGAGTTTTGACCCCTGTCGCAAAAAACAGCGCAATCAAGCCGCCTTAACATTCCTGCGCGAACGGTGCGCTGGGGCGGGTATTTTCGTCTTCACTACTGGCATTGCAGGGCAAAGCACGCATCGGAAACTCGATCCTGATGAGTTTCGCGCCTTCGCCTTGATTGATGATTATGCGCCTTTGATCTTCATCAACCATAATGACAGCTCCGCCGCCCGCCTCTTTTCCCTCGCTCACGAACTGGTTCACCTTTGGCTCGGTAAAAGCGAACTTTATAATGTCTCCTATTTGATGAATTCCAGTACTACCAAAATGGAGGCCTACTGCAACAAGGTCGCTTCGGAGATTCTCATTCCTGATGAGATCTTTTTGCAACGATGGGCTAGTGATAGGGCTGATGGTCTTCAAGAATTCGAAAGGCTCGTTGAGTATTTCTGCGCTTCTCCTCTTGCGATAGCTCGTCGTGCCTTTGACCATGGTTTCATTGGTCAGCAGGATTATGATTGCGTGGCCGCAGAGCAGCAAGAGCGATGGGAGCAAGTTTCCCGTGAACGCGCTTCAGCCGGAGGCGGGGACTTCTACCGGACGAATCTGTCCCGCATCGATTCTCGTTTCTTGGAACGGCTCGCCAGCAGCGTGGCTGAAGGAAGGACCACATATTCCCAGGCATCTCATCTGATGGGGATGAAATGGACCACTTTGGCGGAGCTCGCGCATAGGGCTTAG